Proteins encoded by one window of Gordonia jinghuaiqii:
- the upp gene encoding uracil phosphoribosyltransferase, translating to MGTVAVIDHPLVQHKLTLMRREDTSTSDFRRLLNEISTLMAYDVLRDIPMHEVTIETPLETTTASVIDGKKLVFAAVLRAGAGIADGMLTVVPGARVGHIGLYRDPKTMVVVEYYFKMPSELDERDVVIVDPLLATGHSAVAAIDRIKEYGPRSIKFVCLLACPEGIGVLHRAHPDVPIYTAGIDRELDDNGFIRPGLGDAGDRIFGTA from the coding sequence ATGGGCACCGTCGCCGTCATCGATCATCCGCTGGTACAGCACAAGTTGACGCTCATGCGTCGCGAAGACACGTCCACCAGCGACTTCCGTCGGTTGTTGAACGAGATCTCCACCCTCATGGCCTACGACGTGTTGCGGGACATCCCGATGCACGAGGTCACCATCGAGACCCCGCTCGAGACCACCACGGCCAGCGTGATCGACGGCAAGAAGCTGGTGTTCGCCGCGGTTCTGCGTGCGGGCGCCGGTATCGCCGACGGCATGCTGACCGTGGTGCCGGGCGCCCGTGTCGGGCACATCGGCCTCTACCGGGACCCCAAGACCATGGTGGTCGTGGAGTACTACTTCAAGATGCCCTCAGAGCTCGACGAGCGTGATGTGGTGATCGTCGATCCGCTTCTGGCAACCGGACATTCGGCCGTCGCGGCGATCGATCGGATCAAGGAGTACGGGCCGCGGTCGATCAAGTTCGTGTGCCTGCTCGCCTGCCCCGAGGGCATCGGGGTACTCCACCGTGCGCACCCCGACGTACCGATCTACACCGCAGGCATCGATCGGGAACTCGACGACAACGGTTTCATCCGGCCCGGCCTCGGCGATGCGGGCG
- a CDS encoding URC4/urg3 family protein, producing MSSPAHGAAADPLADRAAELLRTTGAVRTRSRQLLDRARAGGSPWFTVQDGALDAAAEIVADTCRSRYPEGNIPFHSRWRHFEAGGIDRLDSLDGALPDNSAERSRVLIDLVVVSVLLDAGAGPDWRYHESSTGLVLTRSEGLGVASWDAFGAGLFSGDPTRPLRADAAGLTALTVDDLGSAFGVDRANPLTGLDGRVDLLRRLGDALAARPEVFGPDARPGGLFDHLTRDGDPRISATDILGAVLEFLGPIWPSDNTIGLHPLGDCWQHRAVAGPGLSAGWMPFHKLSQWLTYSLLEPFVWAGIEVTGLDELTGLPEYRNGGLLLDTGVLELRKKAWAQREWNVGDELVVEWRALTVALLDELADLVRERLGASSTEMPLACVLEGGTWAAGRVLAGELRDGLPPLSIHSTGTVF from the coding sequence GTGAGTTCCCCCGCGCACGGCGCCGCGGCGGACCCGCTCGCCGACCGGGCAGCCGAGCTACTCCGAACCACCGGCGCGGTACGAACGCGGTCCCGCCAGCTGCTCGATCGCGCGCGGGCCGGCGGGTCGCCGTGGTTCACCGTGCAGGACGGCGCACTCGACGCGGCCGCCGAGATCGTCGCCGACACCTGCCGGTCTCGATACCCCGAGGGGAACATCCCTTTTCACAGTCGGTGGCGACATTTCGAGGCCGGCGGCATCGACCGTCTGGATTCCCTCGACGGCGCCCTGCCGGACAATTCCGCCGAGCGAAGTCGCGTGCTCATCGACCTGGTGGTGGTCAGCGTGCTCCTCGACGCCGGAGCCGGACCGGACTGGCGCTACCACGAATCGTCGACCGGACTGGTGCTGACACGGTCCGAGGGACTCGGCGTCGCGAGTTGGGACGCGTTCGGCGCAGGTCTGTTCTCCGGCGATCCGACCCGACCCCTGCGCGCCGACGCCGCCGGCCTGACCGCCCTCACCGTCGACGACCTGGGGTCGGCGTTCGGGGTGGATCGGGCGAACCCACTGACCGGCCTGGACGGGCGCGTCGACCTTCTCCGTCGTCTCGGTGACGCACTCGCCGCTCGGCCGGAGGTGTTCGGACCCGACGCCCGGCCCGGCGGTCTGTTCGACCACCTCACCCGGGACGGCGACCCACGGATCTCCGCGACCGACATCCTGGGCGCCGTCCTCGAGTTCCTGGGACCGATCTGGCCGTCGGACAACACGATCGGGCTTCATCCCCTCGGTGATTGCTGGCAGCACAGGGCGGTGGCAGGCCCGGGCCTCAGCGCGGGTTGGATGCCGTTCCACAAGCTGTCGCAGTGGTTGACCTACTCGCTGCTCGAACCGTTCGTGTGGGCGGGAATCGAGGTCACCGGGCTCGATGAGCTGACCGGCCTGCCCGAATACCGCAACGGCGGACTCCTCCTCGACACCGGCGTCCTCGAACTCCGGAAAAAGGCGTGGGCACAACGGGAGTGGAACGTCGGTGACGAGCTCGTCGTCGAATGGCGCGCACTGACCGTCGCACTGCTCGACGAACTCGCCGACCTGGTCCGCGAACGGCTGGGCGCGAGTTCGACGGAGATGCCGCTGGCGTGCGTCCTGGAAGGCGGGACGTGGGCCGCGGGCCGAGTACTAGCAGGAGAACTACGAGATGGTCTGCCGCCGTTGTCGATTCACAGCACCGGCACCGTTTTCTGA
- a CDS encoding GTP cyclohydrolase II, producing MSGEHRSLGHIRLTSHSGGVDAPPLHWGAATAAERGPVIGTTGTRGHRNVIGTHSGSYSVYRALAVAAGALAREHRADLTDTAPTDHIGPYPQWCDPKVIVSLDPWGATVAESFPDEIAAGYDIRPTIAITKAHVILPEIAEAIDKGRLVPDGRVLLPNGAALVTKAALEPVWHLPGVAQRFGCSEAELRRVLFEETGGMYPELVTRSDLEVFLPPIGGQTVYIFGDARDLSNPSVELTARVHDECNGSDVFGSDICTCRPYLTHAIEECIRGTQRGGVGLVSYSRKEGRALGEVTKFLVYNARKRQVGGDTADQYFARTECVAGVQDMRFQELMPDVLHWFGITKIHHLVSMSNMKYDAITTSGIEVGERVNIPDELVPADARVEIDAKMAAGYFTPGPVPDADELRQVKGRGLE from the coding sequence ATGTCCGGCGAGCACAGGTCTCTGGGCCACATCCGACTGACCTCACACAGCGGCGGGGTCGACGCCCCGCCCCTCCACTGGGGCGCGGCCACCGCGGCCGAACGAGGACCGGTCATCGGCACCACGGGAACGCGCGGTCACCGCAACGTCATCGGCACCCACAGCGGGTCCTACAGCGTGTATCGGGCGCTGGCCGTCGCCGCCGGCGCACTCGCCCGCGAACATCGCGCCGACCTCACCGACACCGCGCCCACCGATCACATCGGCCCGTATCCGCAATGGTGTGATCCCAAGGTCATCGTCTCCCTCGATCCCTGGGGAGCGACCGTCGCCGAGAGCTTCCCCGACGAGATCGCCGCGGGCTACGACATCCGCCCGACGATCGCCATCACCAAAGCGCACGTGATCCTGCCCGAGATCGCCGAGGCGATCGACAAGGGCCGACTCGTCCCCGACGGCCGGGTGCTCCTGCCCAACGGCGCCGCCCTGGTGACCAAGGCCGCGCTCGAACCGGTGTGGCACCTGCCGGGCGTGGCGCAACGGTTCGGATGTTCCGAGGCCGAGTTGCGCCGGGTCCTGTTCGAGGAGACCGGCGGTATGTACCCCGAACTGGTCACCCGGTCCGATCTCGAGGTCTTCCTGCCACCCATCGGCGGGCAGACCGTCTACATCTTCGGCGACGCCCGCGACCTCTCGAACCCGTCGGTCGAGCTGACCGCCCGGGTCCACGACGAATGCAACGGCTCGGATGTGTTCGGCTCCGACATCTGCACGTGCCGGCCCTATCTGACCCACGCGATCGAGGAGTGCATCCGCGGCACCCAGCGCGGCGGTGTCGGATTGGTCTCCTACTCGCGCAAGGAAGGGCGCGCACTCGGTGAGGTCACCAAGTTCCTGGTCTACAACGCGCGCAAACGCCAGGTCGGCGGCGACACCGCAGATCAGTACTTCGCGCGCACGGAATGCGTTGCGGGCGTTCAGGACATGCGGTTCCAAGAACTCATGCCCGACGTGCTGCACTGGTTCGGAATCACCAAGATCCATCACCTGGTGTCGATGAGCAACATGAAGTACGACGCCATCACCACCTCGGGCATCGAGGTCGGTGAACGGGTGAACATCCCCGACGAACTGGTCCCGGCCGACGCCCGGGTGGAGATCGACGCGAAGATGGCGGCCGGCTATTTCACCCCGGGACCGGTGCCCGATGCCGACGAACTGCGACAGGTCAAGGGCCGGGGGCTGGAGTGA